The following proteins come from a genomic window of Limnohabitans sp. 103DPR2:
- a CDS encoding Bug family tripartite tricarboxylate transporter substrate binding protein gives MRLNISTMRLKSALLALCFAGTLQTVHAAYPEKPVRWIIPGAAGGAADATARIVANAVSARWGQPIVIDNRPGATGTIANDATAKATPDGYTLGQATMSTYVMSTHVLPRLPYKPAEDFTNIAKLCTSPYLLGVTQSLPVNSVSELVARAKARPTELNYGSSGNGSALHVATELFRSSAGIKITHVPYKSVPASEMDLIGGQIQMMIGNFATMATHVQSGKIRALAITSPKRSPLLPNVPTMAEAGIPAAELTTWIGVMAPAKLPPAIAKKIHEEFTAAVKDPKVIKQLADIGCDVDPTTMENFDRLVQSENARWGAVVRQNNITAD, from the coding sequence ATGCGACTGAACATCTCGACCATGCGACTTAAGAGCGCCTTGCTGGCACTTTGCTTCGCCGGTACGCTCCAGACGGTGCACGCGGCGTACCCTGAAAAGCCCGTCCGATGGATCATCCCGGGGGCTGCGGGCGGCGCGGCCGATGCCACCGCCCGCATCGTTGCCAATGCGGTGAGCGCGCGCTGGGGACAGCCGATCGTCATCGATAACCGTCCGGGGGCCACCGGGACGATCGCCAATGACGCGACGGCGAAAGCCACACCGGACGGTTACACCTTGGGTCAGGCGACCATGTCGACCTACGTGATGTCCACCCATGTGCTTCCCCGCCTTCCCTACAAACCCGCAGAAGATTTCACCAACATCGCCAAGCTGTGCACCAGCCCTTACCTCCTGGGGGTGACGCAGAGCCTGCCGGTGAACTCGGTGTCCGAACTGGTCGCCCGCGCCAAGGCCCGGCCCACCGAGTTGAACTATGGTTCCTCCGGTAACGGATCAGCCCTGCATGTGGCGACGGAGCTTTTCCGCTCGAGCGCGGGCATCAAGATCACCCACGTGCCCTACAAGAGCGTTCCGGCATCGGAGATGGACCTGATTGGCGGCCAGATCCAAATGATGATCGGCAACTTCGCCACGATGGCCACCCATGTGCAGTCCGGCAAGATTCGTGCGCTCGCCATCACCAGCCCCAAGCGCTCGCCCCTGTTGCCCAACGTGCCGACGATGGCCGAAGCCGGCATTCCTGCCGCCGAGCTCACGACCTGGATTGGCGTGATGGCGCCTGCGAAGCTGCCGCCTGCCATTGCCAAGAAGATCCATGAGGAGTTCACTGCCGCAGTGAAGGACCCGAAGGTCATCAAACAGCTTGCCGATATCGGGTGCGATGTCGACCCGACGACTATGGAAAACTTCGACCGCCTGGTCCAGTCGGAAAACGCGCGCTGGGGAGCCGTTGTCCGTCAAAACAACATCACAGCAGACTGA
- a CDS encoding FAD/NAD(P)-dependent oxidoreductase, with protein sequence MRSFNAVVVGAGPAGMSAAIGLRAQGLSVLVVDEQPTPGGQIWRAVEAVAPTTTGALLGKEYLAGADLTSRFRSCGASYEPETRVWQVEPEWKVYMTRSGQAESVAAGHVILTMGAQERPAPFPGWTLPGVMTVGSAQILLKTSRQIPSEPVWVVGSGPLPLLYMAQLVRAGGKIAGWLDTSPAGGWRRALPWIGAAMASSKDLLKGLAWMREIQAAGVKRVRGVTAVRALGQDRLQEIEYIQANGKTMRVPASLLLSHEGVVPSIHMTQALGCAHEWSSQQACLAPVLDEWGQTDKPGIYVAGDGAGIGGAYAACVRGELVALGVAQRAGRLSGEAASVQAAPLREKLKKLLRLRPMLDALYPPRANIATPTDDTIVCRCEELTAGDIRKAAAIGQPGPNQLKAYTRAGMGPCQGRQCGYTVAHILAQEQGRTVAEVGFYRIRPPLKPVTLAELATLNIDEQ encoded by the coding sequence ATGAGATCCTTTAATGCGGTGGTGGTGGGCGCGGGCCCGGCCGGAATGAGCGCAGCGATTGGACTGCGGGCTCAGGGCCTGTCCGTTCTGGTCGTGGACGAGCAGCCGACGCCTGGCGGGCAGATCTGGCGTGCAGTGGAGGCGGTGGCACCGACAACAACTGGCGCCCTGTTGGGCAAGGAGTACCTTGCCGGTGCTGATCTCACCTCGCGCTTTCGATCCTGTGGCGCCAGCTATGAGCCTGAGACCAGGGTTTGGCAGGTTGAGCCCGAATGGAAGGTCTACATGACCCGCAGCGGTCAGGCGGAATCGGTGGCCGCCGGCCACGTGATCTTGACAATGGGCGCGCAGGAGCGACCCGCGCCATTCCCGGGTTGGACTTTGCCTGGTGTCATGACCGTCGGATCGGCCCAGATTCTGCTCAAGACATCGCGACAAATCCCCTCGGAGCCCGTCTGGGTCGTTGGCAGCGGGCCACTACCCCTGCTTTACATGGCTCAATTGGTCCGAGCTGGCGGCAAGATCGCCGGGTGGTTGGATACGTCGCCCGCTGGCGGCTGGCGCCGTGCGTTGCCCTGGATCGGTGCGGCCATGGCCAGCTCTAAGGACCTCCTCAAGGGGTTGGCCTGGATGCGGGAAATTCAAGCCGCCGGAGTCAAGCGCGTGCGCGGCGTCACGGCTGTCCGTGCCCTGGGCCAGGATCGCCTGCAGGAGATTGAATACATCCAGGCCAATGGCAAAACCATGCGCGTGCCGGCCAGCTTGCTTCTGTCCCATGAAGGCGTCGTGCCTTCGATTCACATGACGCAGGCGCTCGGGTGTGCCCACGAGTGGAGCTCGCAGCAGGCGTGTCTGGCGCCGGTTCTCGACGAATGGGGGCAAACCGACAAGCCAGGCATTTACGTGGCTGGCGACGGCGCCGGGATTGGCGGCGCCTATGCAGCCTGTGTACGCGGGGAGCTGGTGGCGCTTGGAGTAGCTCAGCGAGCTGGCCGCCTGTCGGGAGAGGCAGCGTCGGTGCAAGCGGCCCCCCTTCGCGAAAAACTGAAGAAGTTATTGCGACTGCGCCCCATGCTGGACGCCCTGTACCCACCGCGCGCAAACATCGCCACGCCAACCGACGACACCATCGTCTGCCGGTGCGAGGAACTAACGGCCGGCGACATCCGCAAAGCCGCTGCCATCGGTCAGCCCGGTCCGAACCAGCTTAAGGCATATACCCGTGCGGGCATGGGACCCTGCCAAGGCCGTCAATGCGGCTACACCGTCGCGCACATCCTTGCCCAGGAGCAAGGCCGAACGGTCGCCGAGGTGGGGTTTTATCGCATCCGGCCGCCGCTCAAGCCGGTGACGCTTGCGGAACTGGCAACGTTGAACATCGACGAGCAATAG